From Haloarcula sp. CBA1127, a single genomic window includes:
- a CDS encoding sugar phosphate isomerase/epimerase family protein, whose amino-acid sequence MAYSRADIENVELGYCSEKDVDVSALVEEYSFNFVAHNYFLPVQDEFILNLASPDESLRRQSVDYVKDAITFCEKHDIPRYTFHGGFRVDPDLSLTFPKQSPPDYETCFERFLSSLRSVIDHATSTDVSISIENNVVTTENVVGGDPLLMFCRPDEFSRLFEEVDPSDCGVLLDTGHLNVSSQTFDYHKSRVVQEVADYLDCLHLHTNNGRVDQHDAVNPTDDDIPVSSMSGLTRVVESHHGNARDLKQLLVRLGAKSER is encoded by the coding sequence ATGGCGTACTCTCGGGCCGACATCGAAAACGTCGAACTCGGCTACTGCAGCGAAAAGGATGTAGATGTCTCGGCGCTAGTTGAGGAGTATTCGTTCAATTTCGTTGCCCACAATTACTTTCTCCCCGTTCAGGACGAGTTCATCCTGAACCTCGCATCGCCGGACGAGTCCCTGCGACGACAAAGCGTCGACTACGTCAAGGACGCGATCACCTTCTGCGAGAAGCACGATATACCGCGGTACACGTTCCACGGCGGGTTCAGAGTCGACCCGGATCTGTCCCTGACATTCCCTAAGCAGTCGCCACCCGACTACGAAACGTGCTTCGAACGGTTTCTTTCGTCACTGCGGTCTGTAATTGACCATGCGACGTCGACCGACGTGTCGATCTCGATCGAGAACAACGTCGTCACCACGGAGAACGTGGTCGGAGGAGACCCCCTCCTCATGTTTTGTCGACCTGACGAGTTCAGTCGTTTATTCGAGGAGGTAGACCCATCTGACTGCGGCGTTTTACTCGACACTGGCCATCTGAACGTGTCCTCACAGACCTTTGATTACCATAAGTCAAGAGTCGTACAAGAAGTAGCAGACTATCTCGATTGTCTCCATCTGCATACAAATAACGGACGCGTTGACCAACACGACGCGGTCAATCCAACCGACGACGACATACCCGTGTCGTCGATGTCAGGGCTGACTCGGGTAGTCGAATCACATCACGGGAACGCAAGAGACTTAAAACAACTGTTGGTACGCTTAGGCGCTAAGAGTGAACGGTGA